The Zobellia alginiliquefaciens genome contains a region encoding:
- the miaA gene encoding tRNA (adenosine(37)-N6)-dimethylallyltransferase MiaA, whose product MEKILLSVVGPTAIGKTKLAIALARHFNTEIISADSRQFFKEMRIGTAVPSEEELQQAQHHFIQHISIFDSYSVGDFERDALSLLEELFKKKNIVVMVGGSGLYTKAVTEGLDDFPKVDPVIREQLNENLKEKGIESLQNQLKELDPKYFESVDLHNPHRIIRALEICIGTGLPYSSFLLKNKTQRPFKTITIGIEAERSLIYDRINQRVDIMVSEGLIKEARQLEKHKELNALQTVGYRELFTYFEKESNESAIETDLVFAIEEIKKNTRRFAKRQLTWFKRNQETIWVSHNSDFQELITTLHNIVPHEK is encoded by the coding sequence ATGGAAAAAATACTTTTATCTGTAGTAGGGCCTACCGCCATAGGAAAAACAAAGCTTGCCATTGCTTTGGCCCGGCATTTTAACACGGAAATTATTTCCGCAGATTCTAGGCAGTTTTTTAAAGAAATGAGAATTGGCACAGCCGTTCCTTCAGAAGAAGAACTTCAACAAGCCCAGCACCACTTTATACAGCACATTAGTATTTTCGATTCCTATTCGGTGGGTGATTTTGAACGAGATGCGCTTAGCCTCCTTGAGGAGTTATTCAAAAAAAAGAATATTGTTGTCATGGTGGGCGGAAGCGGACTCTACACAAAAGCAGTTACCGAAGGTTTAGATGACTTCCCTAAAGTAGACCCTGTAATACGAGAACAGCTCAACGAAAACCTTAAAGAAAAAGGAATCGAAAGCCTTCAAAATCAACTAAAGGAGCTAGACCCAAAGTACTTTGAATCGGTAGATTTACACAATCCGCACCGTATTATAAGAGCTCTCGAAATCTGTATCGGCACCGGTTTACCCTACTCCTCTTTTCTATTAAAAAACAAAACACAACGCCCCTTTAAAACCATTACTATTGGCATTGAAGCGGAACGTTCTCTAATTTACGACCGTATCAACCAACGTGTAGACATAATGGTCTCAGAAGGCCTTATAAAAGAAGCCAGGCAACTTGAAAAGCACAAAGAACTAAACGCTCTACAAACCGTTGGTTACCGAGAACTTTTTACGTATTTTGAAAAAGAGTCAAATGAGTCGGCTATTGAAACCGATTTAGTTTTTGCCATAGAAGAAATAAAGAAAAACACACGCAGATTTGCAAAAAGGCAGCTCACTTGGTTTAAACGCAACCAGGAAACCATATGGGTATCACATAATTCAGACTTCCAAGAACTGATAACCACCTTACATAACATCGTTCCACATGAAAAATAA
- a CDS encoding gluconokinase: protein MKNKNPIVFVMGVSGSGKSTIGKLLASKLNLEFYDGDDYHPEANVKKMADGIPLNDHDRQGWLERLNLLAIENKDNGAIIACSALKTKYRVILQNGLEKKLVFVYLKGTFEEIMTRLEQRKNHFMPPELLQSQFNTLEVPSDAITVSIMQTPEEIVSEILSEI, encoded by the coding sequence ATGAAAAATAAAAACCCCATAGTATTTGTCATGGGCGTATCTGGCTCCGGCAAAAGCACCATAGGCAAACTTTTAGCATCAAAATTAAATTTAGAATTCTATGATGGAGATGATTATCACCCTGAGGCAAACGTAAAAAAAATGGCCGATGGCATTCCCCTAAATGACCACGATCGCCAAGGCTGGTTAGAAAGGCTAAATTTATTAGCTATTGAAAACAAAGACAATGGCGCTATTATCGCTTGCTCCGCACTCAAAACCAAATACCGGGTTATTTTGCAAAACGGATTAGAAAAAAAGCTTGTCTTCGTTTACCTAAAAGGAACTTTTGAAGAAATCATGACACGTTTAGAGCAGCGCAAGAATCACTTTATGCCGCCGGAATTACTTCAATCGCAGTTCAACACATTAGAGGTTCCCAGTGATGCTATTACAGTCTCTATCATGCAAACACCGGAAGAAATTGTCTCTGAAATACTTTCCGAGATATAA
- a CDS encoding ion transporter: MKEDKPDGGWKNKVHEIIYEADTPLGKWFDILLFILIIISVLLVMLESVKWIDAEYHETLFVLEWVVTILFTIEYIARIISIKQPRRYIFSFYGIIDLLSTIPLYLSYIFAGSQVLLAIRSLRLLRVFRILKLVRFLGEASQLKNALRASRAKITVFLFAVLILSVILGTVMYLIEGDAAGFTSIPTSIYWTIVTLTTVGYGDIAPITPQGQFIATLIMLVGYGVIAVPTGIVTAEFGKKIQEQKKMDDKHFVHVNTQACRNCAKEGHRDDATHCYNCGSEL; encoded by the coding sequence TTGAAAGAAGATAAACCCGACGGAGGCTGGAAGAATAAGGTTCATGAAATTATTTATGAAGCGGACACCCCTTTGGGAAAATGGTTTGATATTCTTTTATTTATCCTCATTATTATAAGCGTTCTTCTAGTTATGCTAGAGAGCGTAAAATGGATAGATGCCGAGTATCATGAAACCCTATTTGTCCTAGAGTGGGTAGTTACCATTCTCTTTACTATTGAATACATTGCAAGAATCATAAGTATTAAACAACCCAGACGCTATATTTTCAGCTTCTACGGAATTATAGACTTACTGTCTACCATACCCCTATATCTATCCTATATTTTTGCCGGATCACAAGTCCTTTTAGCCATACGTTCTTTGCGACTTTTAAGGGTTTTTAGAATTCTGAAATTAGTTCGTTTTTTAGGAGAGGCATCGCAATTAAAAAATGCATTAAGAGCAAGTAGAGCCAAAATAACAGTTTTCCTTTTTGCAGTACTTATCCTTTCCGTTATCTTAGGTACTGTTATGTACTTAATAGAAGGTGATGCTGCCGGCTTTACCAGTATTCCTACCAGTATTTATTGGACTATTGTTACCCTCACAACGGTTGGGTATGGAGATATTGCTCCTATAACCCCCCAAGGACAATTTATAGCAACGTTAATTATGCTTGTGGGTTACGGTGTTATTGCGGTTCCCACTGGAATTGTAACTGCTGAATTTGGCAAAAAAATTCAGGAACAAAAAAAAATGGACGATAAGCACTTTGTTCATGTAAACACCCAAGCTTGCAGAAACTGCGCAAAAGAAGGTCATAGAGATGACGCCACCCATTGTTATAACTGCGGAAGCGAACTCTAA
- a CDS encoding exonuclease domain-containing protein, which produces MYTILDIETTGGKFNEEGITEIAIHKFDGHKVVDQFISLVNPEKEIQPFVVKLTGINNKMLQTAPKFHEVAKRIVEITEDTVIIAHNAQFDYRILRTEFRRLGYNFERKTLCTVELSKKLIPEAESHSLGKLVRSLGIAVSDRHRANGDALATLQLFKILLAKDLDKTIIKDVIRKETEGELSDRQLDIVDRLPSETGVYYMHDKDGEILFLGKSTNIKKRVNQHFTKSGGRARQLQKATKKVTFERTGNELVALLKENEELKRNRPKYNHRPKAVIFSHGLFVQKNIDGYNTLTVRKVTERKEAFTTFNSLAGASNFIFKLTRDFNLCDKLNGISEAKNNCSNYDNGECLGACVTKEPTEDYNKRVHEALQKYSLNDKNVVIIDKGREIGEYSAILVKNGDFKGMGYYNLNHQINNIHILESIIVPMRGNDNTTHIIENYMRKKRNLKILELTNQ; this is translated from the coding sequence ATGTATACCATTTTAGATATTGAAACTACAGGGGGTAAATTTAATGAAGAAGGCATTACCGAGATTGCCATTCATAAATTTGACGGACATAAAGTGGTGGACCAGTTTATTAGCTTGGTAAATCCAGAGAAAGAGATACAACCTTTTGTGGTAAAGCTTACGGGCATTAACAATAAAATGTTACAGACCGCTCCAAAATTCCACGAGGTGGCCAAACGAATTGTTGAAATTACCGAAGATACGGTCATCATAGCTCATAATGCCCAATTTGACTATAGAATATTAAGAACGGAATTTAGAAGGCTGGGCTATAATTTTGAGAGAAAGACCTTATGCACTGTAGAGCTTTCCAAAAAATTGATACCTGAAGCAGAGTCACACAGTCTGGGAAAATTGGTCCGTTCCCTAGGGATTGCCGTTAGTGACCGCCACAGAGCAAATGGCGATGCGCTAGCAACCCTGCAACTGTTTAAAATACTTTTAGCCAAAGACCTTGACAAGACCATAATTAAAGATGTAATCCGTAAAGAAACCGAAGGCGAGCTTTCTGATCGTCAATTAGATATTGTAGATAGATTACCTTCCGAAACCGGTGTGTATTACATGCATGATAAAGATGGTGAAATATTATTTTTAGGCAAAAGCACCAATATTAAAAAACGGGTGAACCAACATTTTACAAAAAGTGGTGGTCGTGCACGACAATTACAAAAAGCGACCAAAAAGGTAACCTTTGAAAGAACAGGAAATGAATTGGTAGCGCTTCTAAAGGAAAATGAAGAACTTAAAAGGAATCGCCCAAAATACAATCACCGCCCCAAAGCTGTAATTTTTAGTCACGGTTTATTTGTTCAAAAAAACATAGACGGGTACAACACCTTAACCGTTAGAAAGGTTACTGAGAGAAAAGAAGCTTTTACCACATTCAACAGTCTGGCAGGTGCTTCCAATTTTATTTTCAAATTAACTCGTGATTTTAATCTTTGTGATAAACTAAACGGAATATCAGAAGCCAAAAATAATTGTTCCAACTACGATAACGGGGAATGTCTAGGCGCTTGCGTCACTAAGGAGCCTACTGAGGATTATAACAAAAGAGTCCATGAAGCGCTTCAAAAATACTCGCTAAATGACAAAAATGTAGTGATTATAGATAAAGGACGAGAAATTGGGGAGTACAGTGCTATTTTAGTTAAAAATGGTGATTTCAAAGGTATGGGCTATTACAACCTTAATCATCAAATCAATAATATTCATATCTTAGAATCTATAATCGTTCCTATGCGAGGTAATGATAACACGACTCATATTATCGAAAATTATATGCGTAAAAAACGAAATCTAAAAATTCTAGAATTAACCAATCAGTAA